The following coding sequences are from one Treponema parvum window:
- a CDS encoding galactokinase, translating into MEFVNGAHKTEYGVLPDITVCAPGRFHLIGEHSWFFRDKTLSMAVNLPVYVAVSRREDSSLHFYFPQLNERKKTSLTSLKFKKEDRWANAVKAIIYGFVSGGATLQGLSFTIYSDILPSAGFGITTAIKIGTALAVNAVLSLSFSEPQLLQVIERGNKLFLNTGNFLADNFSALYSKKGTLLLTDHSKGRCENIPVDFNEHVVMLTDARVPRISTWDKDVMIEAGNALILGELKEKKINAHGGWSYSADTTEINETLSVVSEDMRRRLLCIMYEHNNVLLALDGIAKKNFGMFARAVNRSHESMRDLYEISCPEIDWILKRVGELEPNLEDVRNPVTCGRITGKGFGRCLYTIIRKDDVETFKKYLKDYERIFGFHPLTYPVLPADGAHIIKN; encoded by the coding sequence ATGGAGTTTGTAAACGGCGCACACAAAACCGAATACGGGGTCTTGCCCGATATAACGGTTTGTGCTCCCGGACGTTTTCATCTTATAGGCGAACATTCTTGGTTTTTTAGAGATAAAACTCTTTCGATGGCCGTAAATCTGCCCGTCTATGTAGCCGTTTCACGCCGAGAAGACTCATCGCTTCATTTTTATTTTCCGCAGCTCAACGAACGAAAAAAAACAAGCCTTACATCGCTGAAATTCAAAAAAGAAGACCGCTGGGCCAACGCCGTAAAAGCGATAATATACGGATTCGTTTCTGGGGGCGCAACCCTTCAGGGCCTTAGTTTTACGATATACAGCGATATTCTCCCTTCCGCAGGATTCGGCATCACCACTGCGATAAAAATCGGAACGGCGCTGGCGGTAAATGCGGTTCTTTCGCTTAGTTTTTCCGAACCGCAGCTTCTTCAGGTTATCGAAAGAGGCAATAAGTTATTCCTTAACACGGGAAATTTTCTTGCGGACAATTTTTCAGCCCTGTATTCGAAAAAAGGAACGCTTCTTTTGACAGATCATTCAAAGGGACGCTGCGAGAATATTCCCGTCGATTTTAACGAGCATGTCGTGATGCTCACGGACGCAAGGGTTCCGCGAATTTCCACTTGGGATAAAGACGTGATGATCGAAGCCGGAAACGCTTTGATTTTAGGGGAACTTAAAGAAAAAAAAATCAACGCACACGGCGGCTGGTCTTACAGCGCGGACACTACGGAAATAAACGAAACTCTTTCAGTGGTGTCCGAAGATATGAGACGCAGGCTTTTGTGCATCATGTATGAACATAATAACGTTCTACTTGCGCTTGACGGAATTGCCAAAAAGAATTTCGGAATGTTTGCCCGCGCCGTAAACCGCAGCCATGAAAGCATGAGAGACCTTTATGAGATATCCTGCCCTGAAATAGATTGGATATTAAAGCGCGTGGGGGAACTTGAACCGAACCTTGAAGATGTAAGAAATCCCGTAACCTGCGGACGCATAACGGGAAAGGGGTTCGGACGCTGTCTTTACACTATAATCCGCAAAGACGATGTAGAGACTTTTAAAAAGTATTTGAAAGACTACGAAAGGATATTCGGGTTTCATCCGCTCACATATCCGGTACTTCCGGCGGACGGAGCTCATATTATAAAAAATTAA
- the lnt gene encoding apolipoprotein N-acyltransferase, translating into MNLFLQVFCSLFSALLCALAVPNEFLTFGSPFLGLIALIPHYLAVSKSTSFKNAVFLNALQVMAVHLISSFWLANFRDFAIFTLGASAAGTACIGAFFGWILFFPYAKPSRVYAKPRGLYVKTHAAESVLLRRDIKKIFYPSFRILYFSAVWVAWEWVKSNGFLGYPWGTLSMCFYNAKCFIQIADISGAYGITFLAVLFSSVCAEGINLIGSIKNFQNPKEILSDYKMTASLCVSFFVLSFAYGVFQYSKKRTPVKFLNTVIVQQNIDPWGDTDDSLSVTLSKNLSEQYIEQMRENRISPDLVVWSEAVLRCPFPQGQNYYKKAPADEPLINFIDRMNVPFLVGAPYLLDKKTNSYGNAAVLIDADGIFRGAYSKIHLVPFAEIIPWVEFKWVAFLMDSLVGFSSSWKAGNQYVLFDIPAHVNPEYEAPVSVISLTEESKVPVVRIGTPICFEDAFPKICGNFSKAGCELFINLTDDSWSRTASAEYQHFVIAALRSVEFRTPMVRSTNSGYSTVIDPAGRVLQDLPLFTPAAASCAVPVYEKTVTIYERFGNWLAYCCMIFVFLSLCFAAKDGTENNGTAH; encoded by the coding sequence ATGAATCTTTTTTTACAAGTTTTTTGCTCGCTTTTTTCCGCGCTGCTGTGCGCTCTTGCCGTTCCAAATGAATTTTTAACTTTCGGTTCGCCTTTTTTAGGTCTTATCGCTCTCATTCCCCATTATCTTGCCGTTTCAAAAAGCACTTCGTTCAAAAACGCCGTATTTTTAAATGCCTTACAGGTTATGGCTGTACACTTGATTTCAAGTTTTTGGCTTGCAAATTTTAGAGATTTCGCAATATTTACTTTGGGCGCTTCGGCGGCGGGGACGGCCTGTATAGGAGCATTTTTCGGTTGGATTTTATTTTTTCCGTACGCAAAACCGAGCCGTGTTTATGCAAAACCGCGCGGCCTTTATGTAAAAACGCACGCGGCGGAAAGTGTTTTATTAAGACGCGATATAAAAAAAATCTTTTACCCGTCTTTTAGAATTCTTTATTTTTCTGCGGTCTGGGTAGCGTGGGAATGGGTAAAATCCAACGGATTTTTAGGCTATCCGTGGGGAACTCTTTCAATGTGTTTTTATAATGCTAAATGTTTTATACAGATCGCAGATATTTCAGGCGCGTACGGAATAACTTTTCTTGCAGTTCTCTTTTCTTCGGTATGCGCTGAAGGCATTAATCTCATCGGTTCAATAAAAAATTTCCAAAATCCTAAAGAAATTCTCTCGGATTATAAAATGACCGCCTCTCTGTGCGTTTCTTTTTTTGTACTGAGCTTCGCTTACGGGGTTTTTCAGTATTCGAAAAAGCGCACCCCCGTAAAGTTTTTGAACACCGTGATCGTCCAACAAAACATAGATCCTTGGGGCGATACAGACGATTCTTTATCCGTAACTCTGTCAAAAAATCTTTCGGAACAATACATAGAACAGATGCGTGAAAACAGGATTTCGCCCGATCTTGTCGTATGGAGCGAAGCGGTGCTGCGCTGCCCATTTCCGCAAGGACAAAATTATTACAAAAAAGCTCCCGCCGACGAACCTTTGATAAATTTTATCGATCGCATGAACGTACCGTTTTTAGTGGGCGCGCCTTATCTGTTGGACAAAAAAACAAATTCATACGGTAACGCGGCGGTTCTCATAGACGCCGACGGAATTTTTCGCGGTGCATACAGCAAAATTCACCTAGTTCCATTTGCGGAAATAATTCCGTGGGTCGAATTTAAATGGGTGGCCTTTTTGATGGACAGTTTGGTAGGGTTCTCAAGCAGCTGGAAAGCGGGAAATCAATACGTGCTTTTCGACATTCCGGCACATGTAAATCCTGAATATGAGGCTCCTGTGTCCGTCATCTCGCTTACGGAGGAATCAAAAGTCCCCGTAGTGAGAATCGGAACTCCTATATGCTTTGAAGACGCATTTCCTAAAATATGCGGGAATTTTTCCAAAGCCGGATGCGAGCTTTTCATAAATCTTACCGACGATTCGTGGTCGCGCACCGCTTCCGCCGAATATCAGCACTTTGTTATCGCAGCCCTGCGCTCCGTCGAATTTCGTACCCCGATGGTGCGCTCTACGAATTCCGGCTATTCAACCGTCATAGATCCGGCAGGCAGAGTGCTTCAGGACTTACCGCTTTTTACTCCCGCAGCCGCTTCCTGTGCCGTACCCGTATATGAAAAAACGGTAACTATATACGAACGATTCGGCAACTGGCTCGCATATTGCTGCATGATATTCGTATTTTTAAGCCTTTGTTTTGCCGCAAAAGACGGAACGGAAAACAACGGAACGGCGCATTAA
- a CDS encoding biotin transporter BioY, whose translation MKKNFVIPVFIAAFAALIGAGAFIAIPAGATVVPIVMQNMFAVLSGCLLGGLNGGAAALLFVLAGTMGLPVFSGGRGGVAHILGPTGGFLIGYILAAAVSGLIAGKPKVLQKTSKVKYVLRLAAAAVSGFVVLYVPGVLWFMHTRNASFASTMAACVLPFILGDVIKCILTVLFSLKFRPVIARYLNSDERP comes from the coding sequence ATGAAAAAGAATTTTGTAATTCCGGTTTTTATTGCGGCATTTGCCGCTCTTATCGGCGCAGGCGCTTTTATAGCAATTCCTGCCGGGGCTACGGTAGTTCCTATCGTAATGCAAAACATGTTCGCCGTTCTTTCAGGCTGTCTGCTCGGAGGGCTTAACGGCGGAGCGGCCGCGCTGCTCTTTGTCCTTGCGGGAACTATGGGACTTCCTGTGTTTTCAGGAGGGCGAGGAGGCGTCGCCCACATACTAGGCCCTACGGGAGGTTTTCTTATAGGCTATATTTTGGCAGCCGCAGTATCGGGCCTGATAGCGGGAAAACCTAAAGTCCTGCAAAAGACCTCCAAGGTCAAATACGTTTTACGCTTGGCCGCCGCAGCCGTATCTGGCTTTGTCGTGCTTTACGTACCCGGCGTCCTATGGTTTATGCACACCCGAAACGCAAGCTTCGCTTCCACTATGGCCGCCTGCGTGCTTCCGTTCATTTTAGGAGATGTAATAAAGTGCATACTAACCGTCTTGTTTTCTTTAAAATTTCGTCCGGTAATCGCCCGATACTTAAACTCGGATGAACGTCCTTAA